ATCGGTTCTGAAATTCCTGCTGCATAGGAAATTTGTATCAGTAATTCATCTGAAATTCCTGCTGCAACAAGGTTTTTCGCTATATGTCTAGCCGCATAAGCGCCAGATCTATCCATTTTAGATGGATCCTTTCCAGAAAAAGCTCCTCCTCCATGAGATCCTCTTCCTCCATAAGTATCCACGATAATCTTTCTTCCAGTCAGTCCAGTATCTCCATGAGGGCCTCCAATGACAAATTTTCCTGTAGAATTAATGTAATATTTTGTTTTATCTGTAAATAATTTTTTTACATTTTTTGATCGTATATTATTCTTTACTCTTGGAATCAGAATGTTTATAACATCCTGAACAATACGTTTATGCATTCTTTTTTTAGTATCAAATTCATCATGCTGAGTTGAAATCACTATAGAGTGAATATGCACCGGAGCATTTGTATTCGAATATTCCAAAGTAACTTGAGATTTTGCATCTGGACGTAAGTAAGTCATTTTTTCTCCTTCATTTCGAATTGATGAAAGTTCCCTTAATATATGATGTGAGATCTCTAATGTTAAAGGCATATAATTTTCAGTCTCTTTAACAGCGTAACCAAACACGATTCCTTGATCTCCAGATCCTTGATCTTCTTTTTTGGATCTATTAATCCCCTCTAATAGATCCAAAGACTGTTCTTGAATAGAAGAAATAATTCCACAAGAATCTGCATTGAATCTATATTCATTTTTTGTATATCCTATTTTTCTAAGTATATCACGAGCTATTTTTTGAACATTAACCCAACTTTTAGAATTGACTTCTCCAGCTAATATAATTTGTCCAGTGGTCACTAAAGTTTCTATAGCTACTTTTGCATCTGGGTCAGACGCTATAAAATGATCTAATATAGAGTCCGATATTTGGTCTGAAATTTTATCAGGGTGACCTTCTGAAACAGATTCGCTGGTAAATAAATAAGCCATTTTTTTAGGACTGAGCTATTTAAGTTCTATAAATAATTACCTGATTTGATTTTGAATTTTAATAGATTCCTGGTGCAAAAGTTTAAAAAATCCTTCAAGGAATTCTTCAGAAATTCCTAAACTTCTACCTAAGTGAATAGATTTTTCCATAATTTTTTTCCATCTTTCAGGTTGAAATATAGCTACATCTGAAGATTTTTTTAAAACTCCTAATTTCTTTGAAATGTTCATTCTTTCTGCTAAAAGCGCGATAATATTTTCATCTAGTTCATCAATGAAAATTCTAAAAGAATCTAAATCTCTTTTACTTTTTTGATCACATTTTTTGAGATCTGTTAATTTTTTTAATATTTTCAAAAGATTTTCAGGAGTAATTTGTTGTTGAGCGTCACTCCAAGCATGATCAGGATCACAATGACTTTCTATCATTAATCCTTCATATTGAAAATGATAAGCTTTTTTTGCTATATCAAAAATTCCTTCTTTATTTCCGCAAATATGTGAAGGATCACATATAATGGGTATTCTAGGAAGAATCCTCCTAAAATTTAACAAAAAATTCCAATTAGGTTGATTACGATATTTAGAGTTTTTGTAGGTATAGAAACCACGGTGTATCACTCCCAATTTTCTAATTCCTTTACTAAACAAACGTTCCAAAGCTCCTATCCATAATTCTATATCAGGATGAATTGGATTTTTAACCAAAATAATTTTATTATTTTCTCCTTCCAGAGCTTCCGCTATTTCTTGAATAGTGAAAGGACTAGCTGTACTTCTAGCACCTATCCAAAGAACATCTATTTCAAAAGAAATAGCTAGTTTAACGTGTTCTGCATTAGCTATTTCTGTGGATACCATGAATCCAGTATTTTTTTTAACTTTACGAAGCCATTCAAGTCCTTTTTTTCCAATACCTTCAAAATTATTTGGTTTTGTCCTAGGTTTCCATATTCCTGCCCGAAATACTTGAACATAGGAAGGATTTAACCGATTGGCTGTTTCTAATATTTGTTGTTCACTTTCTGCACTACAAGGACCAGAGATAATTAAAGGTTTATTTAATTTATCAATCCAGGATCTGTCTATACTATTATTCAGTTTTTCCATCACAACACATTTAATTTACACATATTTTTTATCTTTTATATTATTCGCCTTTTTCATATATTGATCTATTTTATGAAATTTTTTATTTATTAAATAATTACGAAATATTTCTAAATGATCAATGTAAAAATCTATAGCTTTAATCAAATTCTCTCTATTAGAAATAAAAATAGGTAACCACGTTTCAGGCTTACTTTTCGCTAACCGAGTGGTTGAATCTAATCCACTTCCCATCATATTATTAAAAATTTTTTCTTCATTCTTAAATTTTTTTAAAACTGTACTAGCTAAAGAAAAGGATATTACATGAGGTAAATGAGATATATAAGCAATATATAAATCATGTTCTTTAGAGGTAATATAAATCATACGCATTTTCATAAGAGAATAGATCTTTTTTGCAATAAACATTGCATCTGGATCGCTCAGTTCAGAGTCACAAATAATGCAATTTTTTTGATAAAAAAGATCATAATGAGCTGAAATTGGTCCAGAATTTTCAATTCCTGCAATAGGATGCGTAGCTACAAAACGACTTCTTTTTGGATGAGAAAAAACTCGATTACAAATATCATATTTAGTAGATCCAGTATCTAAAATTACTGTATCTGCATTAATTTTATTAAGGATACTTGGAAGAATTTTTTCTATTCCATCCACTGGGATAGATAAAATAATTACTGAAGATTGCATAATGAGATCCTGCAAAGGAATTATTTCGTCTACAATTCCAAGTTTTACAGCATGTAAAGCATTTTCCTCATTCGAGTCTGTTCCTATAAATTTATCTCCAAAATTTGATTTTCGTAATCCTAAACCAATGGATCCACCAATTAACCCTAATCCTATAATTCCAATATTCATGAAAAAATTCTATTTTTTGCTTGTTCCAAAATTTTTACTGGACAACACATAGAAAACCTTACATATCCTTTCCCATTATTTCCAAACACTCTACCAGGTGTAATAAATATGTGATGATTTCTAAGAAATTCGTCAGACCATATACGATCATTTTTTTCTGGACCGGTTATTCTTGCCCAAACAAATATTCCGGAACTTTTTTTCTGATATTCTAAATTTAGATAATCACATATTTCCCATATTATTCTTCTGCGTTGAAGATATTCTTTATTAAGTTTTTCAAACCATTTTGAATCATGATTCATAGCTTCTATAGCCCCAATTTGAATGGGATAATACATACCAGAATCCATTTGACTTTTTACTTTTAGTATATTCTTAATAAATTCTTTTTTTCCTATTATCATTCCAACACGCCATCCTGGCATATTGTAACTTTTACTTAATGAATTTAATTCCAAGGATATATCTTTGGCTCCTTTGACATTAAAGATACTTAAAGGACGTTCACAATTCAATATAAAGCTATAAGGGTTATCATGAACGAGTAAAATGCGGTTTCTTTTCGCAAAAAGAACAATTTTTTCTAACTTATCAAAAGTAATTGTTGCCCCCGTAGGCATGTGAGGATAATTTATCCACATAATTTTTACCTTAGTGTGATTGTTATTTTCTAACAAGTTAATATCAGGAGTCCAATTTCTATCCTCATAAAGATTATAATAAATAATTTCTGCTTCCAAAAGCCTTGATATAGACGAATAAGTAGGATATCCAGGATTTGGAATTAATACCTGATCCCCTTTGTCTAAATAAGACATACTTATATGCATAATTCCTTCCTTAGAACCCATTAATGGCAAAATCTCATTTTTAGGATCTACATTTACTTGATATGTTTTTTCATACCAATTCGAAATGGAATTACGTAATTCTTCTATTCCAATATAACTTTGATAAGTATTCGAATGCTTGAGTTCCGACGCTTTTTTCATTTTATCTATAACCCCTTTTGGAGGAAGTAGATCAGGATTTCCAATTCCCAAATTAATGATTTTGATTCCATTTTTTTCAAAATGATTAATTTCCTTCATTTTTTCGGAAAAAAAGTATTCCGATACTTGATTCATTTTTTTTGATGCTACAATCATTAGGATCTAATTCTACCATTTTTATATTCTCCCATAATAGACAATTTATGAAGACAGGGAATTTTTAGGATGCTTTTTTTCATTTTTTCATAATCTTTTATATTATTGAATATAATATCCACATAAAAGGAATACTCCCAAGGTCTTTGTATTATAGGAATAGATTGTATTTTAGTCATATTGATTCCAATACCGGATATCATACTCAAAATCTGAGATAAACTTCCAGTAGTATGCAATATTTTGAATATTAGTGAAGCTTTATTAAAGGAATCATTTTCTTGTTTACAACAATTTTTAATGATAAAAAATCTAGTAAAATTACTTGTAATAGTTTGTATATTCCTGGAAATAATTTCTAACCCATATTCTTTAGCTGCATTCTCAGACGCTATGGCTGCTAAACCTTTTTTTTTGCATATAGAAATATATTTAGCGGCAGCAGCTGTATCTGAGTATTCGGATATTTTGATATAAGGATGTGCATCGATAAATAATTCACATTGCAAAATAGCCATAGGATGAGAATAAATTTCTTTAATATCTTCTATATTTTGCCCTGGATAAGCCATTAAATGATGTTGTATGGGCATATACACCTCTCCTACTATTTTCAAATTATATTCAGACAAAAGACTGTAATTAGTCAATATTGTCCCCGCTATGGTATTTTCTATAGCCATAACTCCAATATCTACATTGGATTTAGCAACGGAAATAGCTAGTTCCCTGAAAGAAGAACATTCCATCAACTTGTAATTAGATCCTTCAAAATATCTGGAAACGGCAGCATGATGAAAACACCCTTTAACCCCTTGTATAGCTATTTTTTTCATGAAACTAAAGAAAGATTGAATTACTTGGAAAACCCGAAAGTTTCATTATCAATCAAGCGGAAAAATTTGAAACAAATATAATAAATTATTTGATTTAATGCAATTTATTCTTTGATCTTTCAGAATTAACAAAAAAAAGATTAAAACGGTTAACTTTATATTTTCGTGTTCTACTATTTTATTTTTATGCCAAAAAAAAAATCTTCTACAGGATGGAGGAATGAAAACAAGCACCCTTCCCTTTCTGAAGTTTTTTCTTCCGTTTCTGTTCCTAAAAAAAAAGGAATGTGGAGAAAACTTTTTGCTTTTACTGGTCCAGGACTATTGATCGCTGTCGGGTATATGGACCCCGGAAATTGGGCAACAGATATTGCTGGAGGGGCGAAATTTGGTTATATGCTTTTATCAGTTATTTTTATATCCAATTTTTTAGCCATTATTTTGCAACATTTGGCTTTAAAATTAGGAATTGTTTGTGAGAGAGATTTGGCACAAGCTTGTAGGGATCATTATCCACCCTTTATTAGTTTTATATTATGGATTTTATGTGAAATAGCCATTTCTGCTTGTGATTTAGCAGAAATAATTGGTTCTGTGTTAGCCTTAAAACTACTTTTTGGAATTCCCATAACATGGGGAGTATTGATTACAGCTATCGATATTTTAATCATTTTGTTTTTTCAATATAAAGGGTTTAGATATATTGAAAGCGTGGTTGCAGCCTTAATATTTACAATTTTAGTTTGTTTTAGTTTTGAAATTATTAGCTCAAAACCGGAAATTTTTTCCATATTAAAAGGCATTATTCCTAATCCAGAAATAATAAAAAACTCACAATCTTTTTATATATCTATCGGAATATTAGGAGCTACCGTAATGCCACACAATCTTTATCTACACTCAAGTATCATACAAACTAGAGATTATCCACGTACTATTGAAGGGAAAAAAATGGCTATAAAATATGCAACCATAGATAGTACCTTATCTTTATCTCTAGCTTTTTTTATCAATGCGGCTATACTAATTATATCTGCAGCCACTTTTCACAAAGATGGATATACAGAAGTTGCAGATATTATGCATGCACACAAACTTTTAACTCCTATACTCGGATCTAGCCTTGCTGGAGTTTTTTTTGCATTAGCTTTACTGGCATCAGGACAGAATTCCACACTAACTGGAACTTTAGCTGGACAAATAGTCATGGAAGGATTTCTGAATATCAGATTAAAACCTTGGATCAGAAGATTAATCACAAGACTGATAGCTATTGTTCCAGCTATGATCGCTTCTATTGTTTATGGAGAAAAAGGAACAGGTGAATTATTAATAATTAGTCAAATAATTTTATCAGTACAATTAAGTTTCGCTATTGTTCCATTAGTTTCTTTCACAGGAGATTCTAAAAAAATGGGCCCATTTGTCAATGGACCAATTTTAAAAATATCAGCTTGGTTGATTACTGTCATAGTGATATTCCTAAATTTATTTTTATTATATGATATTTTCCTTTAGTTTTAGTTAAGATGCTAATACTTCAAAATTTAACGTAAACTCGCGTTGTTGATGCAATCGTATATTTGCCTGATGTTTTCCTATTGTTTTAATGACTTTATTTCCAGGAATTCTAATAAATTTTTTATCTATTGAAATTCCTTCTTTATTCAAAATTTTCATGAGTTCTTGATTATTAATAGAACCGAAAAGTTTTCCTCCTTTTCCCACTTTAGCTGGGATTTTAATAGTTAATTTTCTTAACTTATTTTCTATTTGTTTTGACTTTTCAATTAGAAAATTTTCTTTTTTGGAGCGTTGCTTCAATATTTCACGAGTATTTTTTATTATTCCAGGTAATGCTAAAACCGCATACCCCTTAGGAATTAAATAATTTCTAGCATAACCAGGTTTAACATCTAATTCATCATATTGAAACCCCAAATTTTCTACATCTTTTTTTAAAAGAATTTTCATTTTTTTATCTTATCTTAAATCATCTGTAACAAAAGGCAAAAGTCCAATTTGCCTACATCTCTTGATAGCCGCATTTAATTTGTTTTGATTTTTTTGTAATGTCCCTGTAATACGACGTGGCAATATTTTCCCTTGTGCATTCAGGAATTTAATTAAAAATGTAGGATCCTTATAATCTATATATTTAATATTTCTTTGTTTAAAATAACAATATTTTTTTTCTACTTTTGTTTCTATTTTAATAGGAGATAAGTATCTTAAATCACTATCTTGTTGTTTTGTATTTTGATGTGTTTCCTCTAATATCATAATTCTTCATCTTTTTTTAATAATTTTTTTCTTCTTCTTTCTCCATATTCTAC
This genomic window from Blattabacterium cuenoti contains:
- a CDS encoding bifunctional 3-deoxy-7-phosphoheptulonate synthase/chorismate mutase type II, which encodes MEKLNNSIDRSWIDKLNKPLIISGPCSAESEQQILETANRLNPSYVQVFRAGIWKPRTKPNNFEGIGKKGLEWLRKVKKNTGFMVSTEIANAEHVKLAISFEIDVLWIGARSTASPFTIQEIAEALEGENNKIILVKNPIHPDIELWIGALERLFSKGIRKLGVIHRGFYTYKNSKYRNQPNWNFLLNFRRILPRIPIICDPSHICGNKEGIFDIAKKAYHFQYEGLMIESHCDPDHAWSDAQQQITPENLLKILKKLTDLKKCDQKSKRDLDSFRIFIDELDENIIALLAERMNISKKLGVLKKSSDVAIFQPERWKKIMEKSIHLGRSLGISEEFLEGFFKLLHQESIKIQNQIR
- a CDS encoding prephenate dehydratase, with the protein product MKKIAIQGVKGCFHHAAVSRYFEGSNYKLMECSSFRELAISVAKSNVDIGVMAIENTIAGTILTNYSLLSEYNLKIVGEVYMPIQHHLMAYPGQNIEDIKEIYSHPMAILQCELFIDAHPYIKISEYSDTAAAAKYISICKKKGLAAIASENAAKEYGLEIISRNIQTITSNFTRFFIIKNCCKQENDSFNKASLIFKILHTTGSLSQILSMISGIGINMTKIQSIPIIQRPWEYSFYVDIIFNNIKDYEKMKKSILKIPCLHKLSIMGEYKNGRIRS
- a CDS encoding Nramp family divalent metal transporter, coding for MPKKKSSTGWRNENKHPSLSEVFSSVSVPKKKGMWRKLFAFTGPGLLIAVGYMDPGNWATDIAGGAKFGYMLLSVIFISNFLAIILQHLALKLGIVCERDLAQACRDHYPPFISFILWILCEIAISACDLAEIIGSVLALKLLFGIPITWGVLITAIDILIILFFQYKGFRYIESVVAALIFTILVCFSFEIISSKPEIFSILKGIIPNPEIIKNSQSFYISIGILGATVMPHNLYLHSSIIQTRDYPRTIEGKKMAIKYATIDSTLSLSLAFFINAAILIISAATFHKDGYTEVADIMHAHKLLTPILGSSLAGVFFALALLASGQNSTLTGTLAGQIVMEGFLNIRLKPWIRRLITRLIAIVPAMIASIVYGEKGTGELLIISQIILSVQLSFAIVPLVSFTGDSKKMGPFVNGPILKISAWLITVIVIFLNLFLLYDIFL
- the rpsR gene encoding 30S ribosomal protein S18; this encodes MILEETHQNTKQQDSDLRYLSPIKIETKVEKKYCYFKQRNIKYIDYKDPTFLIKFLNAQGKILPRRITGTLQKNQNKLNAAIKRCRQIGLLPFVTDDLR
- the metK gene encoding methionine adenosyltransferase; amino-acid sequence: MAYLFTSESVSEGHPDKISDQISDSILDHFIASDPDAKVAIETLVTTGQIILAGEVNSKSWVNVQKIARDILRKIGYTKNEYRFNADSCGIISSIQEQSLDLLEGINRSKKEDQGSGDQGIVFGYAVKETENYMPLTLEISHHILRELSSIRNEGEKMTYLRPDAKSQVTLEYSNTNAPVHIHSIVISTQHDEFDTKKRMHKRIVQDVINILIPRVKNNIRSKNVKKLFTDKTKYYINSTGKFVIGGPHGDTGLTGRKIIVDTYGGRGSHGGGAFSGKDPSKMDRSGAYAARHIAKNLVAAGISDELLIQISYAAGISEPIGIFVNTYGKSKIDNEKIASNINQIFDLRPYAIEKRLKLRQPMYEETSVYGHMGKTPRKVYKSFLDIEGNPKKQEVELFTWEKLDYLPVIKEIFNMKFKK
- a CDS encoding prephenate dehydrogenase, with protein sequence MNIGIIGLGLIGGSIGLGLRKSNFGDKFIGTDSNEENALHAVKLGIVDEIIPLQDLIMQSSVIILSIPVDGIEKILPSILNKINADTVILDTGSTKYDICNRVFSHPKRSRFVATHPIAGIENSGPISAHYDLFYQKNCIICDSELSDPDAMFIAKKIYSLMKMRMIYITSKEHDLYIAYISHLPHVISFSLASTVLKKFKNEEKIFNNMMGSGLDSTTRLAKSKPETWLPIFISNRENLIKAIDFYIDHLEIFRNYLINKKFHKIDQYMKKANNIKDKKYV
- the rplI gene encoding 50S ribosomal protein L9; amino-acid sequence: MKILLKKDVENLGFQYDELDVKPGYARNYLIPKGYAVLALPGIIKNTREILKQRSKKENFLIEKSKQIENKLRKLTIKIPAKVGKGGKLFGSINNQELMKILNKEGISIDKKFIRIPGNKVIKTIGKHQANIRLHQQREFTLNFEVLAS
- a CDS encoding pyridoxal phosphate-dependent aminotransferase, with the translated sequence MIVASKKMNQVSEYFFSEKMKEINHFEKNGIKIINLGIGNPDLLPPKGVIDKMKKASELKHSNTYQSYIGIEELRNSISNWYEKTYQVNVDPKNEILPLMGSKEGIMHISMSYLDKGDQVLIPNPGYPTYSSISRLLEAEIIYYNLYEDRNWTPDINLLENNNHTKVKIMWINYPHMPTGATITFDKLEKIVLFAKRNRILLVHDNPYSFILNCERPLSIFNVKGAKDISLELNSLSKSYNMPGWRVGMIIGKKEFIKNILKVKSQMDSGMYYPIQIGAIEAMNHDSKWFEKLNKEYLQRRRIIWEICDYLNLEYQKKSSGIFVWARITGPEKNDRIWSDEFLRNHHIFITPGRVFGNNGKGYVRFSMCCPVKILEQAKNRIFS